Below is a genomic region from Trichoderma asperellum chromosome 2, complete sequence.
GCTGGCTATGCCAATCGTAGCCTACAGGCGGGTGGGGAGGCTGTCCATCACATTGCACCAATCGATGCCGACACGGCTTTCCACGTTGGTAGGGGTCACGCCACCATCCCGGCAGTGGGTGAAGGATTTCGGGTTGTAAGAGCGGAGAACAAACGTGCGGAGGAATAAGCAGGACTTGATGGGGTAAGAAAAGACAGGCAAGGTACGCAGCAGAAcgagagggggagaaaacAGGTGGGTTGGAGGGGTAAGTAtctagtaaaaaaataaaaaataaaaagaggtGGCGGCGTTGCTGTGAGATCTTGTAACTACCGTTACCACTAGCATCTGCGCGCAAGCCGTTTTCTCACCCGCTGTATAGTAGGCCTAAGTAATAGACATATTACTTGACTGAGATACTACTACCAAGGCACGAAACACTGGGTATCTATTACATATGTCTTTCGCTTCCGATGTTCGGCCAGTGGGTGATAAAACACCAGGAGAAAATAGGAAAGGATAAGAGATCAGCagtagcaacagcagcagtaagAGGAGGAGTTGCCATAAGCATAAAAGTACATGATACAAAATACAAAATACAATACCGTCATATGACCCGATGTGGGCGACAAGGGTTGcaaattcttctttctttttctttttctttttttttctctccctcttagATAAACCAAACCCACCTGCAGCAAATCAATCACGGATCCCAGCGCGCCAAGAGGCCTAAAGTGGGGAGCTTGCAGCTTTCCAGCCATTTCGTCACGTCGTTTGTGGGGACTCAGCCGATGGTCGCGCTCCGTTGTCCGATCTCTGCTCCGGAATCACCGGCGAAGAGGTTGCgatgggaaaaaagagaagaagaaaagaaagaaaaagagagggaaaaaaggccATGTttgtggagatggagatttctTACTCGTTGGTGGAAGCATCAAGTATCGGGTACTTCCTCACCGCAGGGCGTATACTTCCATGTTGTGCGTATTGCGTAGGTATGCGTATTAACTGGGACCTCACTTACACGCGTTCAAGAACGACAACTCTGAGCGCCGTTATCTCGGCTACCATACCCGGCCGAACGCTATGGCACTGCGTCCTTGGAGTACTGTACGAGTTCTGAGGTGCAGAGACACCAGAGCGCGAGACCATACTTGCGTgagtacttgtacatgtCGATGAAGCGCATCGCGATCGCTGCATGATCCTACACTGTTAGTCAAGGAGGGTCGGCTCCGTAATAACGACCAAACCATCTGGAGCAGTAGTAGTGCTAGTTGCCTGAAAAAGTCCGGATGCAAGACCCAGCAGGAGCCGGCTTGGGTGTTCGTATGATCGCTAGCAAGGCTACGACAACTGGGTACTCCTACCGCTGCCATGTCAACACCCATATATCATAGCTTGGCTGTGGTAGCAGTCGCTTGTAGCAGACAGCCGAAGCGCCGCACGTCGCGCCAGGGTTCTCCAGGAAACAGTGCGTCATCGCACTGCGTCTGAGctggcgccgccgccgccattgcCTATTCCCGTAGCTCTCAAGCTCTGTTTGGCACATTCAGCTTCAAACGCCCAGTAGCCAGGAGCCAGTCGCTGCAGCGGAGAGACATGTGATGGCCTAAAGCTCCCTAGGCAGTAGATCAGTAATAGTTCCAGGCAGGCTAGCCGGACTGACTCACAGCTGATATCTCGAGTAGCTAGGGGCAAGGCAAGACGACCCAACCACTTACACCATCGGACTTACACAGCTGGATGGGAAGTTTCTTTAGGCGCGACCCGGCAGTACATCAATCATCAGCCTCCCGAAACCGCTCAAAGAGGAAACAAAGCCCCCACTCGGCGCATCCATTAGTGGAgatggctctttttttttcttcttgtcatgTCCACTtgagctctgctgcttctcacTACTACCTACCTTGGCAGGCCTGGGTACGCTTCCTGACCGCATCTGCACACAAGTAGCAGTACACACAAGGCGCGAGGCTCGGAAGCCTCGGAGCTCGACCTCATcttccagcaacagcaacagcccaCAAACGAGGTAACTCGACCTTGACAGCTGCCATGACGATTGTCAATCACAGCCCGAGATCAATGCCGCTCAGGTCCCGCTGGCGGCGGGATGGAGCGGCTTTGTGTAAGCTGCcgtctcgtcttctttttaaagcCAGCCACCCACCCGCCTATGACACTCGTAGATGAAGCTGGAGTTGTTCTTGCATATGATCTCCTTTTGTTCGCAGTAGTTTGCGTATTTCATCTCCTGTCGAAGCCATATCTCACCCCGGTCGCTGAGTGAGGTGTCCATATATGTATTCTGTCTATACTCCTTGATTGTCACTCTGAGGCCTCTGCGCGCGCGGAGCCTTTGCTGCCGGTTGATTGTAGAGCTCGCCACACGGCGCTGCCGTTTAAACGACTCTCTATCGCTCATTCCTAGATCCTACATTCTTGAATATCGTTTGGGAGAATCGAGCTGCACAGCCAACGTCCCCTATGAAATCAGCTGCGTTCGGCAGTAGACTCGCCGGCATTGCGGTGCTTGGCTTGAGCTTTGCGCTTCCCGTGATAGCTGCCAatggccgccgccatggaggggggatggagatggacgaTGCTCCGCCGGACGACACAGAATATCCTCCCACCTACTTTGCCCATCCGGAGCATCGCCAGCTCATGTTTGCTCACATTGCCCTCATGACACTGGCTTGGGTGATTTTCCTTCCCGTTGGTATGTCATATCCTTGCCTGGCCCCAGTTGATGGAGCAATCAAAAAGCAGAGCTTGTATATACTAACACGGCCTTTAACAAAGCCGTCTTCTTGTCGCTGGCCAAGTCTCGCTACGTTCTCCCGTCGCAGTTCGTCTTCCTGGGCACCAATGCGCTGGGCCTGATCCTGGGAACTATCTACAACGCTTCAACGCCGGATCTGTTCCCCAACAACGCCCACCACCGCGTTGGCTGGGTCATCACCTGGGTCGTCTCAGCGCAGGTCGTGGTGAGCCTGCTCCGGCGCGTTGGCGGGGCCTTCAAGGGCTCCGACAGCGAGCTAGCCGAAGAGCGCCGCTCCTTCATCCCACTTGCCACGGACGCCCCGGAAGCTAGAAGCAACTACTACGGCGATCGCCTGTCCAACGACAGCGGCCAGGGCTCGGAGCCGACCACTGAGTCCCTGCGCAGCAATTCCATCTCAACGCTGGGCGACCATGAGCACCAGCCCATGTCCACTTTCAACAAGGAAttggacgaggaggaggaggatgacttCGATGGCCCAATTATGCCCATGCCCGAGGTGAAGCCGCAGAGCAAGACGACTTTGATGGCGATCAAGGTGTTGTCTTCCAAGGTCTGGAAGTATATCGATTTTGGATACAAGGCTGTGGATCGCATCATCCTGCCCTTTGGCTTTATTGCGTATACTTCTGGCATCGCCACCTATGGACGACTTTTTGTGCGttttaccctttttttttaaccatctgaaaaaaaaaaaaaaaaaaaaacttaactgacgttttttttttctaggaGGGCCCTGCAATTTTTAATGGACTCGCTCACTGGATCAAGGGAGgaatcttcttctggatgGGTCTTCTTACGCTGGGTCGCTGGGCGGGAAGCTTCTACGAATCGGGGTGGTCGTGGAATCTGCGTCGTCAGAGGAAAGCTGGCCAGCGCTGGGTTCCCTCCGCGGAATTCGTTGAGAGCGGTCTGATTGCCTTCTACGGCGCCACCAATATCTTCCTGGAGCACCTGGGCAGCCAAGATGGCGTCTGGAGACCCAGTGACCTGGAGCATCTCTCCATCACCGTCCTTTTCCTTGGAGGCGGTTCGGTAAGCCTCACTCAATTGCGACTAATTTTGTCTCCCTCAGATAGTCTTGTTTACTGATATTGCAATAGGCCGGTTTGCTTGTTGAATCTACACGAATGAGAGACCTGCTAAACACCATGGTGACAATCCCAAGCCAAGTGGAGCCTTCCGACGAAGAGCGCGCTGCCCTCGAGTCTCCTGCAACTTATGAGTTCTCCAGCAATCCCCTTCCGGCTCtgatcatcctcttcctcggtATCATGATGGGCGGACACACTCAAACATCAGCGACAGGCACCATGGTTCACAAGCAGTGGGGCGATTTGCTATTTGGCGCTGCGTGTGCCAGAATGCTCACATATGTCATCATGTGGCTAAAGCCGCCCAAGTCGATTCACCCATCGCGACCCCCGACTGAGCTTCTGGCATCGTTTGGCCTCATTGCCGGTGGCATTATTTTCATGTATAGTGTAAGTGTGGCGATagttctcttcttttttataggtGGAGGCTAACTGTAGCAGAGCGCCGATACCGTCAAGGGCATGCTTCATTACAAGATCGATGCTATGCCCCTCTACACGATGGTGTTGGGCGCAACAGGCTTGTTTATGGCTTGGGAGCTTCTCGTTTTGGCTCTCAAGGGATGGGCAATTCGTAAGGAGCGCAAGTCTCGGGCACCTGCCTTTGCCTAGTTTCAAGTTTCTCTCATCAAGGGAAATTCCAATCCTACTCGCTGATCACAGTGTTGACGTTCAACACGAAATAGCACCGAGACGCAATACCAGTTTTCGGTACTGAAACGATCCTTATTTTTGGTTGATCAATCCGACCCTAAATTCCCAGTGCTTGGGAAAGCAAAAATTCTCATTCTATACGACATTGATGCGACGgctgctttttattttattttattttttttattttttttttctttcttaattATAGATACCCTTTCATACATATACTTGGAGGCGAATCGGATACCTTTAGCTTTGATGATACCACCACACGTTCGTTTTTAGATATAGTAGATAGTTTTACGAcaggagaagcagagatGTAATGAATTTGATGACGAAGCATTTGGCTTAGACTTTCAATCAAATGCACAGAGATGATGATTTAAATCCGTTATTTTGTCGAAAAGATACGATTTTTTTATGgtaaatttatttttcccTATCATTTTTCCCAGCGTAAGTTCTCTCCTATAAAGCAGTATGTTGAAAAGTTGGAGTTTAGCACATATAAAGATTCATTACCCATTATGTTTTTTAAGTACAATATCCAATAGCCAATAACCGATGCTCCTTATATTATCCCATGTTGTTCAAGCAGGTAAGACACACTATGCGATGAATGAATGGGTGAGCTTTCCCGGCTCTATAGGGTATCTTGCAGCCAGGAGTCAGTTGCGAATGAAAACTTATCGCCGATAAGATACCGCGTTGCAAGGAAATTTACCATGACGAAAGTGTATTGTGTTTAAGAGTGACAGCAAATATTATTTCTGCACCACCAATTCAGCCTTGGCGGTTCTCGGAGGTCTTGAGGACTGCATTTTGCTGCGAGGCAGAGAACTGCTGGGCGCCCTGCTGCAGCGCGTGCACAAGAAACGGCACGGATTCGACCTTGAAGTCATCGGCGTTGCGAATTTTATCCAGGTCCTCCGAGAGCTCTTGTGTGGCTCTCTGCAGGTAGAGCGCCGAGAAGGAAGCCTGCTGGCTTTGGTTTGAGTTTTGGGgcattgtttgtttgtttgtttactggaaaagagagagaactCGGGTTGACTTTGACTAATAAACGAAAAAAGCATGGGCTTGGGAGAGTTTACAAGATAAGGCTGCGAGATAGTCTCTCTGCCGCTAGCAGCCGCACTCGAATGTGCCTAAGCATGATGACAAAGGCGGATTACTGGGCCGGGGTAGCGCTGGGGACAAAGGACCACCTCATGTTGGCGCAAGTATGTTCCCGATAGCAGTGCCGCTACCACGGCTACACGCTGAGAATCCGTGCATTTAGACAGGATATATATTCGTGCATAGTAATTATCTATTTCAAGACATCCACGCAAGCACCCGTGCCTCCATGAAAAATCCCCCGAGAGTGCCAATGCAGACCCTGTTATTGGCCGCTAGTGAACTATAAAGCAGGCTACTAAGGCAAGGCACGCACTCTATTATAGCGCAAGCTACCTGATGCGATCTGCAGATACGCTACAGCGGCACTTCCCAAGGCACAGCGCGTGCGACCCCGGATCCAGTCTTGGATTATTACGTCTTTGCCTGCACTGATAcccttttccctcctcagcagccaccTTATTCCAGCAATTCATACCAATACTTCACGATTCTACTTTACGACGATCCGCACAGGACGCAGAGGCTCCCAACTCTTCAGCCGTTTGCAGCCGGTATTCTAGCCCTACATCGATTGGCGCGTCGAACAGAGAGAGATCATATCCATTCCCACACAGTCGCCATGTCCGCTCGACCGGCGACTCCCGCATCGCCCAAAAATGCCAAGATCAAATCTCCCTCGCCGGGGAATCCAGTATTCGGCTGCGGTGCGTGTGATGCATCAAGTAAACCAACGAGACTCTATGCTGACCGACTTCCTTGCAGAGCATGTCCAACTACTTCTTTCGCAGAGCCAAGAGGTCATGAACAGCTCTATAGCGCACTACAAGATGATACTTCGAGGAATCTTCGATACAAGCCCCATTATTCCCCAGACGTCAACGAACCCAGAAGGCCGTCCCGTTACCTCGCTCACCTCGAATTATCTATGCCTACAATGTCCCGTAACGGTGGAGGAAGCCGATCGTTTGGACCATGGGACCGAAAAACTACATCGATTCTGTATGTGATGGCTTTTGCTTTGGCTGTCTTGATACTGCCATTGCGCTTTTGTTtacttacttataattacAGACGTTGATTCTCGCAACGGCTCGCTCTATTGCCAAATATGCGATGACTTTGTTTGGGATCCTACGTTTGAGGAACTCAGAGTGCGAAAGATAGGGACTGGAACATTTTCAAGTACGTACATGTTGAGCTCAGCTCGTTAAGAAAGCCTTTATTTCACCTTTTGtccctctttcttcctctaccTAACCGTCAATTGATAATCTTCCTTTACCTAACACACCATCCCAGCGAACCGAAAACGAAAGCACGACGAACTATTTGCAGACTCAGGAAAAGACGATCCTCGCCTCATCTCAGCCAACACAGTCGCTGCATCATGCCGGGCCAGTGGACTTCGTGGCATCTACAACGCAGGGGCAACCTGCTACCAGAACGTTGTGCTTCAGAGCTTCCTCCACAATCCCCTCCTGCGCAACTTTTATCTCAGCGACGGACATCAGAGCAGCGACTGTAGCATCCCATACTGCCTGAGCTGTGCTATGGATGACATGTTCCAGGATTTCTATGCTCTGGAGAGCACTAACGGTTATACAGCGGCCAGCATCCTGTCTGGATTCTGGATTTCAGAGAAGAAAGCTTTTGAGAATCTCGTGACAACGAAAGAGCAGGATGCTCATGAATTTTTCCAATTTCTGGCTGAAGAATTGCATGAGCGAAATGGCGACGGCAAAAGGCCACAGAGTGGGAGTGAGCATACATGCAGCTGCATTATCCATCAAACATTCTACGGCAAAATGCAAACAACTACAGCATGTCAGAATTGCGGTGGACAGACCAACGCCGTCCAATCGTTCCTAGATCTCAGTCTAGGTGTCGACACTTTAGCACAGAGGCGAGCCAAGAAGACGGGACAGAAGCTGCCTGCGCTTACACTGAACGATTGCTTGGACGAGGAGTATGTCAAGTCGGACAAGTGCGAATACAGATGCCACAGCTGCGCATCAATACAGCAGGCACGAAGATATACCAACATTAAACGCCTACCAAACGTACTGTCTATTCAACTAAAAGTAAGTTGTCTATCCCTTGATGCATCGATGAGAAGGTCAAAAAGGCTGGGTTCTGGTATTAATACAGCATGACAGAGATTTGAGTTTAAACAGGGGAAACACGACCGATCTGCTTCTAAGATTGACAACACTGTCCGTTTCCCGCTACAGCTAAATATGCTTCCCTACACCAATCGTGCTCGCAGTCGTGATAGTCGCGAGAACATGGAATTGGAGAGATCGTGCACATATGACCTTTTGAGTGTCGTTGTTCATGTTGGAGAGATTGAGACCGGACACTATGTGTCATATTGTCGAGTTGGAGATCAGGTATGGCTAGCATCTCTCATTCTATAATCtgtgtattttcttttcgacTAACAATGTCAGTGGTTCAAATTCAACGATCACAAGGTAGAGCTGGCCAAGGTATCAGATGTGCTTGGAGCCCAGGCATATTTACTGTTCTATATAATTCGATCACTCGCTTAAGCCGAGCATTGTTGTATAATAtatcaaaagaagaaatacgTTACACGATACCTACCACCTTAGGGTACAGGATGATTGATGAATTCGTATACAATGAAGCAAATAGACGGCAGCCCATCTCTCCATCGAGTTTTGCGGCAAAGCCAGTACGGCATTCGTCCTATTGGGGCTGCCCAAAATCACACCCCGAATATGCGTGCACCAGTTTTGTTCGAAACgactatattttttagggATATTTTCCACGCCTTCCTCGCTTTATCGCTTTATCGCCAGTTCCAATTTGGGCACTCAAAATTGGCGTAACAGTAGAACTCGTTGCTGAGACCCCTTGTATGCTTGGGCTCAAAAGCAGTTGTCTTCACGCCCAGTGCCTTGTAGAGCTTAAGAATCAGGTCCTCCATTCGCTCTCCGGTACAGACAATGAGCCTAGGTAGCGTCCCGGTATTGGTTGGCTTGAGGAGCCAGCGTACGGTCAATGCGGCTATAGAGAGACATGGCTAGCATTAGTTTACAGAATTACAAGGAGAGATGGCGAATTGCTAGTGCATAAGAATGATTTTATACCTTTGGTCTGGCAATCCTCACTCAGGAAGGGCGGATCACAAATGATTCTGTCAATAGAGCCCTTTAGATGACCTGCGTGCACGTTCAGGTTAGTATAAGGTTCTCAAGTcttggatatatatatatatgtatcgTTCAAAGATACAGAATAATACATGGGGAGGTTAGCTTTTCATACCTGGCAGTCTAACTGGTTGTTGAAAGTCATAGAAGTAAAACTCGGAGAAGACGCCAAACCGGTTGTCGTGCTCCAGGAGGACCAATTTTGGCTTTTCGTCATCACTTCGGTCTCGCTAGAATAAAAATGAATAGAATGGGTCGTGTCAGCcactttcctttttttttttccaaaaaaaagctattatgaGGGTTCTATGCTCCCAAAGTTCAGGCTGATGTGGAATTTGCTTACCAGGATATTCTTGAGTGCAACGAAAACGCTCGGGGCTGAGACAACGCCGATTGTCATGTCACTTGTGGCATCTCTGAGAAGTTCTGTCGCCAGCTTATTTGCGGTGTCATCTGAATACTGCGGTTTGAAGCGGGTTTCATTGTTAAGCTTTGTAGTACTCAAGAGATGAAGAGTGAACAGggtaatttaaaagaatcAAAGATTACAGTTCATCCTTCGTGTGAAAAGAcgcaaagacaaaaaaaaaattatttttttttcccccttttcccgGAAGTAGACGTAAGATGCgcatgggaaaaaaagatacatctgaagagagagagagagagaagagagagcgtTCAACGTACCCAAAACTGAGACTCATTCCAATCTTCTGAAAAGGCATCAATGGACAAAAGGGCATTGCTCTCTGCCTCGGCCTTCAGTTTCTGGAATTTGGCCTGATGCTCGTCTTTTTCGGCTTCAAAAGACTTCAATGCAGCCAAGGCGTGGGCCGAAAGAGTGCTGGCGTGGTGTTCTAGAGTCAGCGTTGAAAATGAAACCCGAGAGGAATAGAAGGTTGCAAAGAGGCATCTTTACATAGGTTCGTCATCGCTGTCAGACatctttatctttatctAAATCCCtaatattctttcttttcttcctttttcttttctttaagtcGTTTTATTCGTCAAGA
It encodes:
- a CDS encoding uncharacterized protein (MEROPS:MER0001877~BUSCO:EOG092D1J1B) is translated as MSARPATPASPKNAKIKSPSPGNPVFGCEHVQLLLSQSQEVMNSSIAHYKMILRGIFDTSPIIPQTSTNPEGRPVTSLTSNYLCLQCPVTVEEADRLDHGTEKLHRFYVDSRNGSLYCQICDDFVWDPTFEELRVRKIGTGTFSTNRKRKHDELFADSGKDDPRLISANTVAASCRASGLRGIYNAGATCYQNVVLQSFLHNPLLRNFYLSDGHQSSDCSIPYCLSCAMDDMFQDFYALESTNGYTAASILSGFWISEKKAFENLVTTKEQDAHEFFQFLAEELHERNGDGKRPQSGSEHTCSCIIHQTFYGKMQTTTACQNCGGQTNAVQSFLDLSLGVDTLAQRRAKKTGQKLPALTLNDCLDEEYVKSDKCEYRCHSCASIQQARRYTNIKRLPNVLSIQLKRFEFKQGKHDRSASKIDNTVRFPLQLNMLPYTNRARSRDSRENMELERSCTYDLLSVVVHVGEIETGHYVSYCRVGDQWFKFNDHKVELAKVSDVLGAQAYLLFYIIRSLA
- a CDS encoding uncharacterized protein (EggNog:ENOG41~SECRETED:SignalP(1-26)~TransMembrane:11 (n10-22c26/27o62-84i96-115o127-145i273-293o305-324i345-362o382-401i443-463o475-492i504-522o542-562i)) translates to MKSAAFGSRLAGIAVLGLSFALPVIAANGRRHGGGMEMDDAPPDDTEYPPTYFAHPEHRQLMFAHIALMTLAWVIFLPVAVFLSLAKSRYVLPSQFVFLGTNALGLILGTIYNASTPDLFPNNAHHRVGWVITWVVSAQVVVSLLRRVGGAFKGSDSELAEERRSFIPLATDAPEARSNYYGDRLSNDSGQGSEPTTESLRSNSISTLGDHEHQPMSTFNKELDEEEEDDFDGPIMPMPEVKPQSKTTLMAIKVLSSKVWKYIDFGYKAVDRIILPFGFIAYTSGIATYGRLFEGPAIFNGLAHWIKGGIFFWMGLLTLGRWAGSFYESGWSWNLRRQRKAGQRWVPSAEFVESGLIAFYGATNIFLEHLGSQDGVWRPSDLEHLSITVLFLGGGSAGLLVESTRMRDLLNTMVTIPSQVEPSDEERAALESPATYEFSSNPLPALIILFLGIMMGGHTQTSATGTMVHKQWGDLLFGAACARMLTYVIMWLKPPKSIHPSRPPTELLASFGLIAGGIIFMYSSADTVKGMLHYKIDAMPLYTMVLGATGLFMAWELLVLALKGWAIRKERKSRAPAFA
- a CDS encoding uncharacterized protein (EggNog:ENOG41) — encoded protein: MSDSDDEPITLSAHALAALKSFEAEKDEHQAKFQKLKAEAESNALLSIDAFSEDWNESQFWYSDDTANKLATELLRDATSDMTIGVVSAPSVFVALKNILRDRSDDEKPKLVLLEHDNRFGVFSEFYFYDFQQPVRLPGHLKGSIDRIICDPPFLSEDCQTKAALTVRWLLKPTNTGTLPRLIVCTGERMEDLILKLYKALGVKTTAFEPKHTRGLSNEFYCYANFECPNWNWR